The proteins below are encoded in one region of Streptomyces roseirectus:
- a CDS encoding NAD(P)H-dependent glycerol-3-phosphate dehydrogenase — protein sequence MSEPVKAAVLSAGSWGTAFAVVLADAGCEVTLWARRPEVAEAINSARQNPDYFPGLELPERIRATTDPAEAMAGADFTVLSVPSQTLRANLAAWAPLLAPDTVLVSLMKGVELGTTMRMSEVIQDVTKVGAERIAVVTGPNLAREIASRMPAAAVVAAPDEAVAQRLQLACHTPYFRPYTNTDVVGCELGGAVKNVIGLAVGIADGMGLGDNAKGSLITRGLAETTRLGLAMGADPLTFAGLAGLGDLVATCSSPLSRNHTFGTNLGKGMTLAETIAVTKQTAEGVKSCQSVLDLARRHHVDMPITETVVDIVHESKPPVVALKELMSRSAKPERR from the coding sequence GTGAGCGAGCCCGTCAAGGCGGCAGTCCTCAGCGCAGGTTCATGGGGGACGGCGTTCGCCGTCGTCCTCGCGGACGCGGGCTGCGAGGTGACGCTGTGGGCGCGGCGCCCCGAGGTCGCCGAGGCGATCAACTCGGCGCGGCAGAACCCCGATTACTTCCCCGGGCTCGAACTCCCCGAGCGGATCCGGGCGACGACGGACCCCGCCGAGGCCATGGCGGGCGCCGACTTCACGGTCCTGTCGGTCCCCTCGCAGACGCTGCGCGCCAACTTGGCCGCTTGGGCGCCCCTGTTGGCGCCGGACACCGTCCTCGTCTCCCTCATGAAGGGCGTCGAACTCGGGACGACCATGCGCATGAGCGAGGTCATCCAGGACGTCACCAAGGTCGGGGCCGAGCGCATCGCCGTCGTCACCGGGCCCAACCTCGCGCGCGAGATCGCGTCCCGGATGCCGGCCGCGGCCGTCGTCGCCGCCCCGGACGAGGCCGTCGCCCAGCGGCTCCAACTCGCCTGCCACACGCCGTACTTCCGGCCCTACACCAACACGGACGTCGTCGGCTGCGAACTCGGTGGCGCGGTGAAGAACGTCATCGGGCTCGCGGTCGGCATCGCCGACGGCATGGGGCTCGGCGACAACGCGAAGGGCTCCCTCATCACGCGGGGACTCGCGGAGACGACCCGGCTCGGCCTCGCGATGGGCGCCGACCCCCTCACCTTCGCCGGTCTCGCGGGCCTCGGTGACCTCGTCGCCACCTGCTCCTCCCCGCTCTCCCGCAACCACACCTTCGGCACCAACCTCGGCAAGGGCATGACCCTCGCGGAGACCATCGCCGTCACCAAACAGACCGCCGAGGGCGTCAAGTCCTGCCAGTCCGTCCTCGACCTCGCCCGCCGCCACCACGTCGACATGCCCATCACCGAGACGGTCGTCGACATCGTCCACGAGTCCAAGCCCCCCGTCGTCGCCCTCAAGGAACTGATGTCCCGCAGCGCGAAACCGGAACGCCGGTAG
- a CDS encoding lysophospholipid acyltransferase family protein — protein sequence MPRRRIGFWYRFAAVICKPLLVPLLKRDWRGMEHIPAEGGFITAVNHNSHVDPFAYAHFQYNTGRMPRFLAKSGLFKKGIVGAWMRNTGQVPVYRESTDALSAFRGAVDAVERGECVVFYPEGTLTRDPDGWPMTGKTGAARVALQTRCPVVPIAQWGVNEVLPPYAKKPDLFPRKTHHVLAGPPLDLSAYYGKEMTPELLKEVTEVIMAAVTRLLEDIRGEKAPETPYDPRRERIEQRRRTEAQHGHEGEIGK from the coding sequence GTGCCCCGCCGCAGAATCGGCTTCTGGTACCGCTTCGCCGCGGTGATCTGCAAACCACTGCTGGTGCCTCTCCTCAAGCGGGACTGGCGCGGAATGGAGCACATTCCGGCCGAGGGCGGATTTATCACCGCGGTGAACCACAATTCCCACGTCGACCCCTTCGCGTACGCGCACTTCCAGTACAACACCGGACGTATGCCGCGTTTCCTGGCGAAGAGCGGGCTTTTCAAGAAGGGAATCGTCGGCGCCTGGATGCGGAACACGGGCCAGGTCCCCGTCTACCGCGAGTCCACCGACGCGCTCAGCGCCTTCCGGGGCGCGGTCGACGCCGTCGAGCGCGGCGAGTGCGTGGTGTTCTACCCCGAGGGCACGCTCACCCGTGACCCCGACGGCTGGCCGATGACCGGCAAGACCGGCGCCGCGCGCGTCGCCCTGCAGACCCGCTGCCCCGTCGTGCCGATCGCGCAGTGGGGCGTCAACGAGGTGCTGCCGCCGTACGCGAAGAAGCCCGACCTGTTCCCGCGCAAGACCCATCACGTGCTCGCCGGGCCGCCGTTGGACCTCTCGGCGTACTACGGCAAGGAGATGACCCCCGAACTCCTCAAGGAGGTCACGGAGGTCATCATGGCCGCCGTCACCCGCCTCCTGGAGGACATCCGGGGTGAGAAGGCGCCCGAGACGCCCTACGATCCGCGCCGGGAGCGGATCGAGCAGCGGCGCCGCACCGAGGCGCAGCACGGCCACGAAGGAGAGATCGGCAAGTGA
- the cofC gene encoding 2-phospho-L-lactate guanylyltransferase: MQWMLVIPLKPLARAKSRLSDTAGDAVRPGLALAFAQDTVAAALASAAVRDVAVVTDDPLAGRELAALGARIVPDAPRAGLNAALAHGESVVRTVHPQTALAALNADLPALRPHELTRVLDAAAEFPRAFLPDAAGIGTTLLAATPGHPLLPAFGPDSRHRHRASGAAELALPHVDSVRQDVDTGDDLRAALTLGTGPRTTTATARLLIPGQ; this comes from the coding sequence GTGCAGTGGATGTTGGTCATCCCCCTGAAACCCCTCGCGCGGGCCAAGAGCAGGCTGTCGGACACGGCCGGGGACGCGGTGCGGCCGGGTCTCGCGCTGGCCTTCGCGCAGGACACGGTGGCCGCGGCGCTGGCCTCGGCCGCCGTCCGGGATGTGGCGGTCGTCACTGACGACCCGCTGGCCGGGCGGGAACTCGCGGCGCTGGGCGCGCGGATCGTCCCGGACGCGCCGCGAGCGGGCCTGAACGCCGCTCTGGCGCACGGCGAGAGCGTCGTCCGCACTGTGCACCCACAAACGGCTCTCGCGGCCCTGAACGCCGACCTCCCGGCGCTGCGCCCTCATGAATTGACCCGGGTCCTCGATGCCGCCGCGGAATTCCCGCGCGCATTTCTGCCGGATGCCGCGGGCATAGGCACGACTTTGCTCGCCGCGACTCCGGGGCACCCCCTGCTGCCCGCGTTCGGCCCTGATTCCCGCCACCGCCACCGCGCTTCGGGCGCCGCCGAACTCGCCCTCCCCCACGTCGACTCCGTCCGCCAGGACGTCGACACCGGTGACGACCTGCGCGCCGCCCTCACCCTCGGCACCGGCCCCCGCACCACGACCGCCACCGCCCGCCTCCTCATCCCCGGCCAGTAG
- a CDS encoding HU family DNA-binding protein → MNKAQLVEAIADKVGGRQNAAEAVDAVLDAIVRAVVAGDRVSVTGFGSFEKVDRPARYARNPQTGERVRVKKTSVPRFRAGQGFKDLVSGSKKLPKNDVAVKKAPKGSLSGTASATVKKAAAKKAAPAKKATAAAKKAAPAKKATAKTATAKKTTAKKAATAKKAVAKKAPAKKAPAKKSTARKTTAKKAVATKA, encoded by the coding sequence GTGAACAAGGCGCAGCTCGTAGAAGCCATTGCCGACAAGGTCGGCGGCCGTCAGAACGCCGCCGAGGCGGTCGACGCGGTTCTCGACGCCATCGTCCGCGCGGTCGTCGCGGGTGACCGCGTGTCGGTCACCGGTTTCGGCTCGTTCGAGAAGGTCGACCGCCCGGCGCGGTACGCCCGCAACCCCCAGACGGGCGAGCGGGTCCGGGTCAAGAAGACCTCCGTCCCCCGCTTCCGCGCGGGCCAGGGTTTCAAGGACCTGGTGAGCGGGTCGAAGAAGCTCCCGAAGAACGACGTCGCCGTCAAGAAGGCCCCCAAGGGCAGCCTGAGCGGTACGGCTTCGGCGACGGTCAAGAAGGCCGCCGCGAAGAAGGCCGCCCCGGCGAAGAAGGCGACCGCCGCCGCGAAGAAGGCCGCCCCGGCCAAGAAGGCGACCGCCAAGACGGCCACGGCCAAGAAGACCACCGCCAAGAAGGCCGCCACCGCGAAGAAGGCCGTCGCCAAGAAGGCCCCGGCGAAGAAGGCGCCGGCCAAGAAGTCGACTGCTCGCAAGACCACCGCGAAGAAGGCTGTCGCCACCAAGGCGTAA
- the leuD gene encoding 3-isopropylmalate dehydratase small subunit yields MEAFTTHTGRAVPLRRSNVDTDQIIPAHWLKKVTRDGFEDGLFEAWRKDPEFVLNRPEHAGASVLVAGPDFGTGSSREHAVWALQNYGFKTVISSRFADIFRGNSLKNGLLTVILDQKIVDALWDLVERDPQAEITVDLQALEVRAEGVTASFELDENARWRLLNGLDDISITLQNEADIAAYEAKRPAFKPRTLKV; encoded by the coding sequence ATGGAAGCATTCACCACGCACACCGGCCGGGCCGTCCCGCTGCGCCGCTCCAACGTCGACACCGACCAGATCATCCCTGCTCACTGGCTCAAGAAGGTCACGCGGGACGGCTTCGAGGACGGGCTCTTCGAGGCGTGGCGCAAGGACCCGGAGTTCGTCCTCAACCGCCCCGAGCACGCGGGCGCGAGCGTCCTGGTCGCCGGCCCCGACTTCGGCACCGGCTCCTCGCGCGAGCACGCCGTGTGGGCGCTGCAGAACTACGGCTTCAAGACGGTCATCTCGTCCCGCTTCGCCGACATCTTCCGGGGCAACTCCCTGAAGAACGGCCTGCTCACGGTCATCCTCGACCAGAAGATCGTGGACGCGCTCTGGGACCTCGTCGAGCGCGACCCGCAGGCCGAGATCACCGTCGACCTTCAGGCCCTGGAGGTCCGCGCCGAGGGCGTCACCGCCTCCTTCGAGCTGGACGAGAACGCCCGCTGGCGGCTGCTGAACGGGCTGGACGACATCTCCATCACCCTCCAGAACGAGGCCGACATCGCCGCCTACGAGGCCAAGCGCCCCGCGTTCAAGCCGCGCACGCTGAAGGTCTGA
- the leuC gene encoding 3-isopropylmalate dehydratase large subunit — protein MGRTLAEKVWDDHVVRRAEGEPDLLFIDLHLLHEVTSPQAFDGLRQNGRQVRRLDLTIATEDHNTPTLDIDKPIADPVSRAQLETLRKNCAEFGVRLHPLGDVEQGVVHVVGPQLGLTQPGMTVVCGDSHTSTHGAFGGLAFGIGTSQVEHVLATQTLPLVRPKTMAITVDGELPDGVTAKDLILAIIARIGTGGGQGYVLEYRGSAIEKLSMEARMTICNMSIEAGARAGMIAPDETTFAYLKGRAHAPEGEDWDAAVAYWKTLKTDEDAEFDAEVVIKAEELAPFVTWGTNPGQGAPLSASVPDPASYTDASERLAAEKALEYMGLEAGQPLRSISVDTVFVGSCTNGRIEDLRAAAEILKDRKVADGVRMLVVPGSARVGLQAVSEGLDVVFKEAGAEWRHAGCSMCLGMNPDQLAPGERSASTSNRNFEGRQGKGGRTHLVSPQVAAATAVLGHLASPADLSDATADRTPAGV, from the coding sequence ATGGGTAGGACACTCGCGGAGAAGGTCTGGGACGACCATGTCGTCCGGCGCGCCGAGGGCGAGCCCGACCTCCTCTTCATCGATCTGCACCTGCTGCACGAGGTGACCAGCCCCCAGGCGTTCGACGGCCTCCGTCAGAACGGCCGCCAGGTGCGCCGCCTCGACCTGACCATCGCGACCGAGGACCACAACACCCCGACCCTCGACATCGACAAGCCCATCGCCGACCCGGTCTCCCGCGCCCAGCTGGAGACCCTGCGCAAGAACTGCGCCGAGTTCGGCGTCCGGCTGCACCCGCTCGGCGACGTCGAGCAGGGCGTCGTCCACGTCGTGGGCCCCCAGCTCGGTCTCACCCAGCCCGGTATGACCGTCGTCTGCGGTGACTCGCACACCTCGACGCACGGCGCGTTCGGCGGGCTGGCGTTCGGGATCGGGACCTCGCAGGTCGAGCACGTGCTGGCCACCCAGACGCTGCCGCTGGTCCGCCCGAAGACCATGGCCATCACGGTCGACGGCGAGCTGCCCGACGGCGTCACCGCCAAGGACCTGATCCTCGCGATCATCGCGCGGATCGGCACCGGCGGCGGCCAAGGCTACGTCCTGGAGTACCGCGGCTCCGCCATCGAGAAGCTGTCGATGGAAGCCCGGATGACCATCTGCAACATGTCCATCGAGGCCGGTGCCCGCGCGGGCATGATCGCCCCCGACGAGACCACCTTCGCCTACCTCAAGGGCCGCGCCCACGCGCCCGAGGGCGAGGACTGGGACGCTGCGGTCGCGTACTGGAAGACCCTGAAGACCGACGAGGACGCGGAGTTCGACGCCGAGGTCGTCATCAAGGCTGAAGAACTCGCCCCGTTCGTCACCTGGGGCACCAACCCCGGTCAGGGCGCGCCCCTTTCGGCGAGCGTCCCCGACCCGGCCTCCTACACGGACGCCTCCGAGCGCCTGGCCGCCGAAAAGGCCCTGGAATACATGGGGTTGGAGGCCGGCCAGCCGCTGCGCTCGATCAGCGTGGACACCGTCTTCGTGGGCTCCTGCACCAACGGCCGCATCGAGGACCTGCGCGCCGCCGCCGAGATCCTGAAGGACCGCAAAGTCGCCGACGGCGTACGGATGCTGGTCGTCCCGGGCTCCGCGCGCGTGGGTCTGCAGGCCGTCTCCGAGGGTCTGGACGTCGTCTTCAAGGAGGCCGGCGCCGAGTGGCGGCACGCGGGCTGCTCGATGTGTCTGGGCATGAACCCGGACCAACTGGCCCCCGGCGAGCGTTCCGCGTCCACCTCCAACCGCAACTTCGAAGGGCGGCAGGGCAAAGGCGGCCGCACCCACCTGGTCTCCCCGCAGGTCGCCGCCGCCACGGCCGTCCTGGGCCACCTGGCCTCGCCCGCCGACCTGTCCGACGCGACCGCCGACCGCACGCCCGCTGGAGTCTGA
- the ndgR gene encoding IclR family transcriptional regulator NdgR produces MDNSSGVGVLDKAALVLSALESGPATLAGLVAATGLARPTAHRLAVALEHHRMVARDMQGRFILGPRLAELAAAAGEDRLLATAGPVLTHLRDVTGESAQLYRRQGDMRICVAAAERLSGLRDTVPVGSTLTMKAGSSAQILMAWEEPERLHRGLQGARFTATALSGVRRRGWAQSIGEREPGVASVSAPVRGPSNRVVAAVSVSGPIERLTRHPGRMHAQAVIDAAARLSEALRRTG; encoded by the coding sequence ATGGACAACAGTAGCGGCGTCGGCGTTCTGGACAAGGCAGCCCTTGTCCTGAGCGCCCTGGAGTCCGGACCCGCCACCCTCGCAGGACTGGTCGCGGCCACCGGACTGGCTCGACCCACGGCCCACAGGCTGGCCGTGGCCCTGGAACACCACCGGATGGTCGCCCGCGACATGCAGGGCCGGTTCATCCTCGGCCCCCGGCTCGCGGAACTGGCGGCGGCGGCCGGCGAGGACCGCCTCCTGGCGACCGCGGGCCCCGTGCTCACGCACCTGCGGGATGTGACCGGCGAGAGCGCGCAGCTCTACCGGCGCCAGGGTGACATGCGGATCTGCGTGGCCGCCGCCGAGCGGCTGTCCGGACTGCGGGACACGGTACCGGTCGGCTCGACGCTCACGATGAAGGCCGGTTCCTCCGCGCAGATCCTCATGGCCTGGGAGGAGCCCGAGCGTCTGCACCGCGGCCTCCAGGGCGCCCGCTTCACCGCCACGGCCCTCTCCGGCGTCCGTCGCCGCGGCTGGGCCCAGTCCATCGGCGAGCGCGAGCCGGGCGTCGCGTCCGTCTCGGCGCCGGTCAGAGGCCCGTCCAACCGCGTCGTGGCCGCCGTCTCCGTCTCCGGCCCGATCGAGCGGCTGACCCGCCACCCGGGCCGTATGCACGCGCAGGCGGTGATCGACGCGGCGGCCCGCCTCTCCGAGGCGCTGCGCAGGACGGGCTGA
- a CDS encoding HAD family hydrolase, whose translation MDIRAVVWDVDDTLFDYTTADRLGMRAHLVAEDLYAGYDDVEQAVTRWREITDRQWARFSAGETTFEGQRRDRVRVFTDRELTDAEADAWFARYLAHYEQAWSLFPDVLPVLDLLAASHRHAVLSNSSIHVQDHKLRVLGVHDRFEAILCAAELGVSKPEPGAFLAACEALSLPPEQVAYVGDHPDIDGRGAAEAGLLSVWIDRYDGGAGAVALPGRHRIASLAELPALLGADTRFGAPSTFG comes from the coding sequence ATGGATATTCGCGCCGTGGTCTGGGACGTCGACGACACCCTCTTCGACTACACGACCGCCGACCGCCTCGGCATGCGGGCCCACCTGGTCGCCGAGGACCTGTACGCCGGGTACGACGACGTCGAGCAGGCGGTCACGCGCTGGCGTGAGATCACCGACCGCCAGTGGGCCCGCTTCTCCGCCGGCGAGACCACCTTCGAGGGCCAACGCCGCGATCGCGTCCGGGTGTTCACGGACCGGGAGCTGACCGACGCCGAGGCCGACGCCTGGTTCGCGCGCTACCTGGCCCACTACGAACAGGCGTGGTCGCTCTTCCCGGACGTCCTGCCCGTCCTGGACCTCCTCGCGGCCTCCCACCGGCACGCGGTCCTCTCGAACTCCAGCATCCACGTCCAGGACCACAAGCTGCGCGTCCTCGGCGTCCACGACCGCTTCGAGGCGATCCTGTGCGCCGCCGAACTCGGCGTCTCCAAGCCCGAACCCGGCGCCTTCCTCGCCGCCTGCGAGGCCCTGTCCCTCCCGCCCGAGCAGGTCGCCTACGTCGGCGACCACCCCGACATCGACGGCCGGGGCGCCGCCGAGGCGGGCCTGCTGTCCGTGTGGATCGACCGCTACGACGGCGGCGCGGGCGCCGTCGCGCTGCCCGGCCGGCACCGGATCGCGAGCCTCGCCGAACTGCCCGCGCTCCTCGGCGCCGATACCCGTTTTGGAGCCCCGTCCACCTTCGGGTAA
- the gltX gene encoding glutamate--tRNA ligase: MSSVTSASVRVRFCPSPTGNPHVGLVRTALFNWAFARHHQGTLVFRIEDTDAARDSEESYNQLLDAMRWLGFDWDEGPEIGGPHAPYRQSQRMDLYKDIAQKLLDAGHAYRCYCSTEELDARREAARAAGKPSGYDGHCRALTPEQVERYEAEGRKPIVRFRMPDETITFTDLVRGELTFTPENVPDYGIVRANGAPLYTLVNPVDDALMEITHVLRGEDLLSSTPRQIALYKALIELGIAKTTPEFGHLPYVMGEGNKKLSKRDPQASLNLYREQGFLPEGLLNYLSLLGWSLSADRDVFTTDELIAAFDIKDVQPNPARFDLKKCEAINGDHIRLLDVKDFTERCAPWLKAPFAPWAPEDFDETKWQAIAPHAQTRLRVLSEITDNVDFLFLEEPVFDETSWTKAMKDGSDALLATAREKLDAADWTSPESLKEAVLAAGEAHGLKLGKAQAPVRVAITGRTVGLPLFESLEVLGKEASLARIDAALAKLAA, translated from the coding sequence TTGTCAAGCGTGACTAGCGCATCCGTCCGCGTACGTTTCTGCCCCTCCCCGACGGGCAACCCCCACGTCGGCCTCGTCCGCACGGCCCTCTTCAACTGGGCCTTCGCCCGCCACCACCAGGGCACCCTGGTCTTCCGCATCGAGGACACCGACGCGGCCCGCGACAGCGAGGAGTCGTACAACCAGCTCCTGGACGCGATGCGCTGGCTCGGCTTCGACTGGGACGAGGGCCCGGAGATCGGCGGCCCGCACGCCCCGTACCGCCAGTCACAGCGCATGGACCTCTACAAGGACATCGCCCAGAAGCTCCTGGACGCCGGCCACGCCTACCGCTGCTACTGCTCGACGGAGGAACTGGACGCCCGCCGCGAAGCCGCCCGCGCCGCCGGCAAGCCCTCCGGCTACGACGGCCACTGCCGCGCCCTCACCCCCGAGCAGGTCGAGCGGTACGAGGCGGAGGGCCGCAAGCCGATCGTCCGCTTCCGCATGCCCGACGAGACCATCACGTTCACGGACCTGGTCCGCGGCGAGCTGACGTTCACCCCCGAGAACGTCCCGGACTACGGCATCGTCCGCGCCAACGGCGCCCCGCTCTACACGCTCGTCAACCCGGTCGACGACGCCCTGATGGAGATCACGCACGTCCTGCGCGGCGAGGACCTGCTCTCCTCCACCCCGCGCCAGATCGCCCTCTACAAGGCGCTGATCGAACTCGGTATCGCGAAGACCACCCCGGAGTTCGGGCACCTGCCGTACGTCATGGGCGAGGGCAACAAGAAGCTCTCCAAGCGCGACCCCCAGGCGTCCCTGAACCTCTACCGCGAGCAGGGCTTCCTCCCCGAGGGCCTGCTCAACTACCTCTCCCTGCTGGGCTGGTCGCTCTCCGCCGACCGGGACGTCTTCACGACGGACGAGCTGATCGCGGCCTTCGACATCAAGGACGTCCAGCCCAACCCGGCCCGCTTCGACCTGAAGAAGTGCGAGGCCATCAACGGCGACCACATCCGCCTCCTGGACGTGAAGGACTTCACCGAGCGCTGCGCCCCCTGGCTGAAGGCTCCCTTCGCCCCCTGGGCCCCGGAGGACTTCGACGAGACGAAGTGGCAGGCGATCGCCCCGCACGCCCAGACCCGCCTGCGCGTCCTCTCGGAGATCACCGACAACGTCGACTTCCTGTTCCTCGAGGAGCCCGTCTTCGACGAGACGTCCTGGACGAAGGCGATGAAGGACGGCAGCGACGCCCTCCTCGCGACGGCCCGCGAGAAGCTGGACGCCGCCGACTGGACGTCCCCCGAGTCCCTGAAGGAAGCGGTCCTGGCCGCCGGCGAGGCCCACGGCCTCAAGCTCGGCAAGGCCCAGGCCCCCGTCCGCGTCGCGATCACCGGCCGCACGGTCGGCCTCCCCCTCTTCGAATCCCTCGAAGTCCTCGGCAAGGAGGCGTCGTTGGCCCGCATCGACGCGGCCCTCGCCAAACTGGCCGCGTAA
- a CDS encoding fumarylacetoacetate hydrolase family protein: MRIARFSIDGNVAFGAVEGEKEDELVLDIIKGIPFTEFELSGTKVPLSKVRLLPPVLPNKVVAFGRNYADHAKELGNEVPDTPFAFFKPSTSVIGPGDAIQYPTFSTDVHHEAELAVVIGRMCREVPRDRVKDVILGYTCAIDVTARDVQKREKQWARAKGFDTSCPLGPWIETDLDPGDLTIQLTVNGQQRQLGRTSEMITPIEDLIVNITEAMTLLPGDVILTGTPAGVGPLEIGDEVAVTIEGIGTLTNKVVKRD; this comes from the coding sequence GTGCGTATCGCCAGGTTCTCCATCGACGGCAACGTAGCGTTCGGCGCGGTCGAGGGGGAGAAGGAGGACGAACTCGTCCTCGACATCATCAAGGGCATCCCGTTCACCGAGTTCGAGCTCTCCGGGACGAAGGTCCCGCTGAGCAAGGTCCGGCTGCTGCCCCCCGTCCTGCCCAACAAGGTCGTCGCGTTCGGCCGCAACTACGCCGACCACGCGAAGGAACTGGGCAACGAGGTCCCGGACACCCCCTTCGCCTTCTTCAAACCGTCGACCTCGGTGATCGGCCCCGGCGACGCCATCCAGTACCCCACCTTCTCCACGGACGTCCACCACGAGGCCGAACTCGCGGTCGTCATCGGCAGGATGTGCAGGGAGGTCCCGAGGGACCGGGTGAAGGACGTCATCCTGGGCTACACCTGCGCGATCGACGTCACCGCGAGGGACGTCCAGAAGCGCGAGAAGCAGTGGGCGAGGGCGAAGGGCTTCGACACCTCCTGCCCGCTCGGCCCGTGGATCGAGACGGACCTCGACCCCGGCGACCTGACGATCCAGCTCACGGTCAACGGCCAGCAGCGCCAGCTCGGCCGCACCAGCGAGATGATCACCCCCATCGAGGACCTGATCGTCAACATCACCGAGGCCATGACACTCCTCCCCGGCGACGTGATCCTCACGGGCACCCCCGCCGGGGTCGGCCCCCTGGAGATCGGCGACGAGGTCGCCGTCACCATCGAAGGTATCGGCACACTCACCAACAAGGTTGTCAAGCGTGACTAG